A section of the Pithys albifrons albifrons isolate INPA30051 chromosome 4, PitAlb_v1, whole genome shotgun sequence genome encodes:
- the FBXL7 gene encoding F-box/LRR-repeat protein 7 translates to MGANNGKQYGSEGKGSSSISSDVSSSTDHTPTKAQKNAATSEDSDLSMRTLSTPSPALIFPPNSPGFQNGRGSSTSSSSVTGETVAMVHSPPPTRLTHPLIRLASKHQKEQANIDRLPDHSMIQIFSFLPTNQLCRCARVCRRWYNLAWDPRLWRTIRLTGETINVDRALKVLTRRLCQDTPNVCLMLETVIVSGCRRLTDRGLYTIAQCCPELRRLEVSGCYNISNEAVFDVVSLCPNLEHLDVSGCSKVTCISLTREASIKLSPLHGKQISIRYLDMTDCFVLEDEGLHTIAAHCTQLTHLYLRRCVRITDEGLRYLMIYCTSIKELSVSDCRFVSDFGMREIAKLESRLRYLSIAHCGRITDVGIRYIAKYCGKLRYLNARGCEGITDHGVEYLAKNCTKLKSLDIGKCPLVSDTGLEFLALNCFNLKRLSLKSCESITGQGLQIVAANCFDLQMLNVQDCDVSVDALRFVKRHCKRCIIEHTNPAFF, encoded by the exons ATTCCGACCTGAGCATGCGGACGCTCAGCACGCCCAGTCCAGCATTAATATTTCCACCAAATTCCCCTGGTTTCCAAAATGGCAGAGGCTCATCTACGTCTTCCTCCTCAGTCACTGGGGAAACTGTGGCCATGGTCCACTCGCCACCGCCGACCCGTCTTACCCATCCCCTCATCCGGCTGGCTTCCAAGCACCAGAAGGAGCAAGCCAACATAGACCGGCTGCCCGACCACTCCATGATCCAGATATTCTCCTTCCTGCCCACCAACCAGCTGTGCCGCTGTGCCCGCGTGTGTCGCCGCTGGTACAACCTTGCCTGGGACCCCCGGCTTTGGAGGACTATTCGCCTGACTGGCGAGACAATCAACGTAGACAGGGCTCTTAAAGTGCTGACCcggaggctttgtcaggataCTCCCAACGTATGTCTCATGTTGGAGACGGTAATTGTTAGTGGCTGCAGGCGGCTCACAGACAGAGGACTCTACACCATTGCCCAGTGCTGTCCGGAACTGAGGAGGCTGGAGGTGTCTGGATGTTACAACATTTCCAATGAGGCAGTCTTTGATGTCGTGTCACTGTGCCCAAACCTGGAACACCTGGATGTGTCAG GCTGCTCCAAAGTGACATGCATCAGTTTGACTCGCGAAGCCTCCATCAAGCTGTCTCCCTTGCACGGGAAGCAGATCTCCATTCGCTACTTGGACATGACAGACTGCTTTGTCCTGGAGGACGAAGGCCTGCACACCATTGCCGCCCACTGCACTCAGCTGACCCACCTGTACCTGCGCCGCTGTGTCCGCATCACCGACGAGGGTCTCCGCTACCTGATGATTTACTGCACATCCATTAAGGAACTGAGTGTGAGCGACTGTCGCTTCGTCAGTGACTTCGGCATGCGGGAGATTGCCAAGCTGGAGTCGCGGCTGCGCTACCTGAGCATCGCGCACTGCGGCCGCATCACAGACGTGGGCATCCGCTACATAGCCAAGTACTGCGGCAAGCTGCGCTACCTCAACGCGCGGGGCTGCGAGGGCATCACGGACCACGGCGTGGAGTACCTCGCCAAAAATTGCACAAAACTCAAATCGCTGGATATTGGCAAGTGCCCTCTGGTCTCAGACACCGGCTTGGAGTTCCTAGCCCTCAACTGCTTCAACCTGAAGCGCCTGAGCCTGAAATCTTGCGAGAGCATCACTGGGCAGGGCCTGCAGATTGTAGCTGCCAACTGTTTTGACCTGCAGATGTTGAATGTGCAGGACTGCGATGTCTCTGTGGATGCTCTGCGATTCGTTAAACGGCATTGCAAGCGCTGTATCATAGAGCACACCAACCCTGCTTTCTTCTGA